A genomic region of Fodinisporobacter ferrooxydans contains the following coding sequences:
- the nadE gene encoding ammonia-dependent NAD(+) synthetase produces the protein MEHLQKQIIETLGVQPKIDPKAEIRKRVDLLKGYVKKTGLKGYVLGLSGGQDSTLSGKLAQLAIDELNNEMEEKAYQFIAMRLPYGLQKDEADAQDAIRFINPAKVVTINIKPAVDASYASFEQATGDVLSDFLKGNMKARERMKAQYDIAAQYHLLVIGTDHAAEAITGFFTKHGDGACDITPIYGLNKRQGKHMLQELGCPPHLYLKKPTADLEDMKPGLPDEEALGFTYENIDDYLEGKEIDAQIAELIEKRYIATEHKRRPPVTVFDTWWKE, from the coding sequence ATGGAACATTTGCAAAAACAAATTATTGAAACACTGGGAGTGCAGCCGAAAATTGATCCGAAAGCAGAAATTCGAAAGCGTGTGGATCTGCTCAAGGGTTATGTAAAGAAAACTGGTTTGAAAGGCTATGTATTAGGTTTGTCTGGCGGACAAGATTCCACATTAAGCGGCAAATTGGCACAATTGGCGATTGATGAACTCAACAATGAAATGGAAGAAAAAGCATATCAATTCATCGCGATGCGTTTGCCATATGGTTTGCAAAAGGATGAAGCAGATGCACAGGATGCGATTCGTTTTATCAACCCGGCAAAAGTCGTCACGATCAACATCAAACCGGCTGTCGATGCATCCTACGCTTCCTTTGAACAAGCAACCGGAGATGTGCTAAGTGATTTCTTAAAAGGGAACATGAAAGCAAGAGAACGCATGAAGGCACAGTATGACATAGCTGCACAGTATCATTTGCTTGTCATTGGCACAGATCATGCGGCGGAAGCAATCACGGGATTTTTCACGAAGCATGGGGATGGGGCTTGTGATATTACGCCGATCTATGGGCTGAATAAACGTCAAGGCAAGCATATGCTGCAGGAACTCGGCTGCCCTCCGCATCTCTATTTAAAAAAGCCGACAGCTGATTTGGAAGATATGAAACCGGGTTTACCAGATGAAGAAGCACTTGGATTTACATATGAGAATATTGATGATTATCTGGAAGGCAAAGAAATTGATGCTCAAATTGCAGAATTGATTGAGAAACGGTACATTGCCACAGAACATAAGCGCAGACCGCCGGTAACCGTATTTGATACCTGGTGGAAAGAATAA
- a CDS encoding ABC transporter ATP-binding protein has translation MSHVLELSQVDAYYGKIQALKTISLEVGQAEIVALLGSNGAGKSTTLKSISGLVRPRNGSIRFMGEDIGKLAPHEIVERGIVHVPEGRHIFGGLTVRENLELGSFTKRKDHVFVKRTLEHVFDLFPRLKERERQKAGTLSGGEQQMVAIGRAIMSGPKLLMLDEPSMGLAPIIVQEIMKIIKRINAEGTPILLVEQNAKAALKLAHKGYVMETGQITMQDSAEKLRQDDSIVKAYLAYH, from the coding sequence ATGAGTCATGTGTTGGAGCTCTCCCAAGTTGACGCATATTACGGCAAGATTCAGGCATTAAAAACAATCAGTCTGGAAGTGGGACAGGCAGAAATCGTCGCACTTTTGGGAAGCAATGGTGCAGGCAAAAGCACGACGTTAAAATCCATTTCCGGGCTTGTCCGTCCGAGGAATGGAAGCATTCGCTTTATGGGAGAGGATATCGGGAAATTGGCTCCACATGAAATCGTCGAGCGTGGAATCGTTCATGTACCGGAAGGCAGACATATTTTCGGCGGACTGACAGTCCGGGAAAATCTCGAATTGGGGAGTTTTACTAAGCGGAAAGACCATGTGTTCGTCAAACGTACATTGGAGCACGTATTTGACCTGTTTCCTCGTTTAAAAGAACGCGAACGCCAGAAAGCAGGCACACTCTCCGGCGGCGAGCAACAGATGGTTGCCATCGGCCGGGCAATCATGAGCGGTCCTAAGCTGCTCATGCTGGATGAGCCGTCGATGGGTCTGGCTCCCATTATAGTGCAAGAAATCATGAAAATTATTAAACGGATCAATGCAGAAGGCACCCCCATTTTATTGGTTGAGCAAAATGCCAAGGCAGCGTTAAAATTGGCGCACAAAGGTTATGTTATGGAAACCGGTCAAATTACCATGCAGGACAGTGCGGAAAAATTGCGACAAGACGACAGCATTGTGAAGGCGTATCTGGCCTATCATTAA
- a CDS encoding ABC transporter ATP-binding protein: MSLVKIKQLTLQFGGLTAVNDLSFEIPRETIMSVIGPNGAGKTSVFNMITGFYKPTKGDIVFDGTSILGKKPSMITQMGMARTFQNLRLFPSLNVLENVMSGMHSKTKQGIIGALFHTPAQKREEQTIVDVAYECMEFVGISSYAGRTAKNLPYGIQRYVEIARALAARPKLLLLDEPAAGLNMSEKQDLIRLIRKIQRDLNISVLLIEHDMGLVNQVSDHIVVLNYGQKIAAGTPSEVMNNPKVIEAYLGSEDEAI; encoded by the coding sequence ATGTCACTCGTTAAGATCAAACAATTAACATTGCAATTTGGGGGACTTACCGCCGTCAACGATTTGAGTTTTGAAATTCCCAGAGAAACGATCATGAGTGTCATTGGTCCGAATGGCGCTGGAAAAACATCCGTGTTTAACATGATTACCGGCTTTTATAAACCGACAAAAGGCGATATCGTATTTGACGGTACAAGTATCCTTGGAAAAAAACCAAGTATGATTACACAGATGGGCATGGCCCGCACGTTTCAAAACTTGCGTTTATTTCCTTCCTTGAACGTTTTGGAAAATGTCATGAGCGGTATGCACAGCAAAACAAAGCAGGGAATCATCGGTGCGTTATTCCATACGCCGGCACAAAAACGGGAAGAGCAGACCATTGTGGATGTCGCTTATGAATGCATGGAGTTTGTGGGAATCTCCTCCTATGCAGGGCGTACCGCAAAAAACCTTCCCTATGGGATTCAACGCTATGTGGAGATTGCCAGAGCTCTGGCGGCCCGTCCGAAATTATTGCTGCTCGACGAGCCGGCAGCCGGACTGAATATGAGTGAAAAACAGGATTTGATCCGTTTGATCCGAAAGATACAAAGGGATTTGAATATTTCCGTTTTATTGATCGAACATGACATGGGATTGGTAAACCAGGTATCCGATCATATCGTCGTATTGAATTATGGTCAAAAAATCGCCGCAGGAACACCGTCTGAAGTCATGAACAACCCAAAAGTGATCGAAGCTTACCTGGGAAGCGAGGATGAAGCGATATGA
- a CDS encoding branched-chain amino acid ABC transporter permease: MSNIANTSQSKKSPLIHKKLSKSSVIGLLVLLIVLALFPQIVNNYWLDVATMALFYVVLALGLNIVVGMAGLLDLGYSAFFAIGAYTTGILTTHYHVSFWITLILAGIFAGLMGIVIGAPTLRLRSDYLAIVTLGFGEIIRITATNLSITGSASGIYGIPRPHIGTFIMTDLSDFYYAMLILSIITVLAVNRLGNSRLGRAWKYIREDEDAAEAMGIDRVRMKLTAYALGAMFGGFAGALFAVKMSAIAPESFNFMQSVMILLAIVLGGIGRIPGVVIGAAIVILLPEVLRDFANWRYLLFGIALVLMMIFRPQGVWGSRREVQADES; this comes from the coding sequence ATGAGCAACATAGCAAATACATCGCAATCGAAAAAATCTCCGTTGATCCATAAAAAGCTTTCGAAATCATCCGTGATCGGTCTGCTTGTTTTATTAATCGTCTTGGCATTGTTCCCGCAAATCGTGAACAACTATTGGCTGGATGTTGCGACTATGGCGTTGTTTTATGTCGTCTTGGCATTAGGCTTAAATATCGTAGTGGGCATGGCCGGATTGCTTGACCTTGGTTATTCCGCGTTTTTTGCGATCGGTGCATATACAACGGGAATTCTTACGACACACTATCACGTTTCCTTTTGGATTACACTGATACTGGCAGGCATTTTTGCAGGACTGATGGGCATTGTGATCGGTGCTCCGACATTGCGTTTGCGCAGCGACTATTTGGCGATCGTAACACTCGGATTTGGCGAGATTATTCGCATTACGGCGACCAACCTGAGTATTACCGGTTCAGCTTCGGGGATTTATGGAATCCCGAGACCGCATATCGGGACATTTATCATGACTGATTTATCTGATTTTTACTATGCCATGCTGATTCTTTCCATTATTACCGTACTTGCCGTCAATCGCTTGGGGAATTCCCGGCTCGGAAGGGCCTGGAAGTATATTCGTGAAGATGAAGATGCGGCGGAAGCGATGGGTATCGATCGGGTGCGGATGAAATTGACTGCATATGCGTTAGGAGCGATGTTCGGAGGATTCGCCGGCGCGTTATTTGCAGTGAAAATGTCTGCCATCGCACCGGAGAGCTTTAATTTTATGCAATCGGTCATGATTTTATTGGCGATTGTACTTGGCGGCATTGGCAGAATTCCCGGCGTCGTCATCGGTGCTGCCATTGTGATTTTATTGCCGGAAGTATTAAGGGATTTTGCCAATTGGCGGTATTTGCTGTTTGGAATTGCACTTGTGCTGATGATGATTTTCCGACCGCAAGGTGTATGGGGAAGCCGTCGGGAAGTACAAGCGGATGAAAGTTAG
- a CDS encoding branched-chain amino acid ABC transporter permease, with the protein MDMFIQQLTNALVVGAFYSLIALGYSMVYGIIQLLNFAHGDLYMVGSFVGFTVLSLFSGQPGILGVAVAFLASMLVVGLLGMGVERIAYRPLLKASRLTILITAVGVSLVLENGTMLSYGPSFKVYPYQLPTTGFHIGNATITFAQIGIILISLVLMIGLQTFVHKTLYGKAMRAIAIDQTATSLMGIPVNRIISMTFFIGSALAAAAGMMSGLYYGQINFMMGFIVGLKAFTAAVIGGIGSIPGAMVGGLALGILESLGTIYLGSEWRDVFTFAILILILVLKPTGLLGEKTTERM; encoded by the coding sequence ATGGATATGTTTATCCAGCAATTGACGAACGCGCTTGTCGTTGGTGCCTTTTACAGTTTGATTGCACTTGGTTATTCGATGGTGTACGGGATTATTCAATTATTGAACTTTGCACATGGCGATTTATATATGGTAGGTTCGTTCGTAGGATTTACTGTTTTGTCTCTGTTTTCCGGGCAACCGGGAATTCTTGGCGTAGCAGTGGCGTTTCTGGCTTCGATGCTTGTGGTCGGATTGCTGGGGATGGGTGTAGAGCGGATTGCATACCGACCGTTGCTGAAAGCATCTCGTCTTACCATTCTGATCACGGCTGTCGGCGTATCTCTTGTTCTGGAAAACGGCACGATGCTGTCGTATGGTCCAAGTTTTAAAGTCTACCCGTATCAACTGCCGACAACCGGGTTTCATATCGGCAATGCGACGATTACGTTTGCACAAATTGGTATTATTCTCATATCTCTTGTTTTAATGATCGGCTTACAAACGTTTGTGCACAAGACGTTGTACGGGAAAGCAATGCGGGCGATCGCCATTGACCAGACGGCAACTTCCCTGATGGGCATTCCGGTTAACCGCATTATCAGCATGACCTTTTTTATTGGTTCTGCTTTGGCTGCTGCTGCAGGCATGATGTCAGGACTCTATTATGGACAAATCAATTTCATGATGGGATTTATCGTCGGGTTAAAAGCATTTACTGCCGCAGTGATTGGCGGTATTGGCAGTATCCCCGGAGCGATGGTTGGAGGTTTGGCGCTTGGCATTCTGGAATCGCTCGGGACCATTTATCTCGGTAGCGAATGGAGAGATGTGTTCACGTTTGCCATATTGATTTTGATATTGGTTTTGAAACCAACAGGTTTATTAGGCGAAAAAACTACGGAGAGGATGTAG
- a CDS encoding branched-chain amino acid ABC transporter substrate-binding protein: MNKNWKKAGVALSIASMLTLTACSNGSAGSSGSTAGSGGNKSGDILIGVQSPTTGSTAKMGQDMNNAIQLATDEINANGGINGKKIKLTFADDASDPQTATAAANKLVSEGVVAVVGGYASGATLPASGVYHNAGLPMVVTAANSAKIPAQGYNDIFLINGTTVHQGEVAADYMVDKLHGKRIAIIDDNSAYAKDLADQTKKAVESKGAKVVDFEAVNPDEKDFTTLLTKLKGLKPDATYWTAYYAQGGLLIKQFKQLGVPGAIGVGDGANDPTLIDIAGKQAAEGTFVTTPPTAEFLPDAKKFINDYKAKFHQDPGPYSALSYDGMRLLADAIKRAGSTDKNAIIKALQDTNNFKTFAGDVSFKKDGTLKKSNFIVLLVKNGKFTLPQQ; encoded by the coding sequence ATGAATAAAAATTGGAAAAAAGCAGGTGTAGCATTATCAATCGCATCTATGTTAACGCTTACAGCATGCAGCAATGGTTCTGCTGGGAGTTCCGGTTCTACTGCCGGGAGTGGCGGCAATAAAAGCGGGGATATCCTGATCGGTGTTCAGTCGCCGACGACCGGTTCCACTGCGAAAATGGGACAAGATATGAACAATGCCATTCAGTTGGCTACAGATGAAATCAATGCAAATGGCGGAATCAACGGCAAAAAGATCAAATTGACGTTTGCTGATGATGCCAGTGATCCGCAAACGGCAACAGCAGCAGCGAACAAGCTCGTATCCGAAGGTGTCGTTGCCGTCGTCGGCGGATATGCTTCCGGCGCTACGTTGCCGGCATCCGGCGTCTATCACAATGCCGGACTGCCAATGGTGGTAACGGCAGCGAACTCTGCAAAGATTCCCGCACAAGGCTATAATGACATTTTCCTGATTAACGGGACTACTGTTCATCAAGGAGAAGTCGCAGCGGATTATATGGTAGATAAATTGCACGGAAAACGCATTGCAATTATTGACGACAATTCTGCGTATGCAAAAGATTTGGCAGACCAAACGAAGAAAGCGGTAGAAAGCAAAGGTGCAAAAGTAGTCGACTTTGAAGCGGTGAACCCGGATGAGAAGGACTTCACAACACTTTTGACCAAGTTAAAAGGCCTAAAGCCGGATGCTACCTATTGGACTGCCTACTATGCGCAAGGCGGATTGTTGATTAAGCAATTCAAGCAATTGGGCGTTCCGGGTGCAATTGGAGTCGGCGACGGCGCCAACGACCCGACTTTGATCGATATTGCAGGAAAACAAGCGGCGGAAGGCACATTTGTGACGACACCTCCGACAGCCGAATTCTTGCCGGATGCCAAGAAGTTTATCAATGACTACAAAGCGAAATTCCATCAAGATCCGGGCCCTTATTCCGCACTTTCGTATGATGGCATGCGCTTATTGGCGGATGCGATCAAGCGTGCCGGATCGACCGATAAAAATGCAATTATCAAAGCGCTGCAAGACACGAATAATTTCAAGACGTTCGCCGGAGATGTGTCCTTTAAAAAGGACGGTACATTAAAGAAATCCAACTTTATCGTTCTTCTCGTGAAAAACGGGAAGTTTACATTGCCGCAACAATAA
- a CDS encoding sigma 54-interacting transcriptional regulator, with product MHQYEKAFLNGILDFVNDAVTCVNREGVVIFWNRAAEHMYGIPKEQIIGKRIGEFFQKGSLMLYQVMETGCPVFQVYHTPQPDTHVLINATPIFNDSSELIGAISVEQNITSTVKLSEDLFQSPGKQNPKISIPFIVQRSAQMKQTVDYLTQTAKLNVPILFLGETGVGKQALAYFLHSLGSAGDPFLTLNCEALPPGLLDAELFGYQEDFLNVHRPDMQSGERQGKLDHAQNGILYIKNIHAMPLPTQVRLANAIRDRRFFRVGGMKPISFTCRILASSHPNLMNHIKDDTFSKELYYTFHLVSIPALKDRIEDIPELGIHFLEDLSVKLGKPIPRLSTNVIAALATYEWPGNLHEFKNVMERLMLQAKETDITLEHLPESLRLITLSEFFEESKQLTDLSEEMERKMIGEALKRTNGNKANAARLLGISRGSLYYKMKLYNMS from the coding sequence TTGCACCAATATGAAAAGGCTTTCCTGAATGGCATATTGGATTTTGTGAATGATGCGGTTACATGCGTGAACCGTGAAGGAGTAGTCATATTTTGGAATCGGGCGGCAGAACACATGTATGGGATTCCAAAGGAACAGATTATCGGCAAACGAATCGGGGAGTTCTTTCAAAAAGGATCCCTCATGCTCTATCAAGTAATGGAGACCGGATGCCCAGTGTTTCAAGTCTATCATACACCGCAGCCGGATACACATGTCTTGATCAATGCCACACCCATTTTTAATGATTCCTCCGAATTGATCGGAGCGATTTCCGTCGAGCAAAATATCACTTCGACAGTAAAACTGAGTGAGGATCTGTTTCAATCTCCCGGCAAGCAAAATCCAAAGATTTCGATACCATTTATTGTGCAACGAAGTGCACAGATGAAACAGACAGTGGATTATTTGACACAAACGGCAAAACTGAATGTTCCAATCCTTTTCTTAGGTGAGACTGGCGTAGGAAAACAAGCACTTGCCTATTTCCTGCATTCATTAGGTTCCGCTGGAGATCCCTTTCTGACACTCAATTGCGAAGCGCTCCCGCCAGGACTGCTGGATGCCGAGTTATTTGGATATCAGGAAGATTTTTTAAACGTCCATCGACCGGATATGCAGTCTGGTGAACGACAAGGAAAGCTTGACCACGCCCAAAATGGAATCCTTTATATCAAAAATATTCATGCCATGCCACTGCCCACTCAAGTGCGTTTGGCAAACGCCATTCGCGATCGCCGGTTTTTCCGTGTGGGCGGAATGAAACCGATATCATTCACATGCAGGATTCTTGCATCTTCTCATCCAAATCTGATGAATCATATAAAGGATGACACGTTTTCGAAAGAACTGTATTATACATTTCATCTTGTTTCCATTCCGGCTTTAAAGGACCGAATCGAAGATATCCCGGAACTCGGCATTCATTTTCTGGAGGATCTGTCTGTCAAGCTTGGCAAACCGATCCCCCGGCTTTCCACAAATGTGATTGCGGCACTTGCCACATATGAATGGCCTGGCAATCTTCACGAATTTAAAAATGTCATGGAACGATTGATGCTTCAAGCAAAAGAGACAGATATCACTCTGGAACATTTACCTGAATCGTTACGTTTGATAACTTTATCTGAATTTTTCGAAGAATCAAAACAACTAACGGATCTATCGGAAGAAATGGAACGCAAAATGATCGGGGAGGCATTAAAACGCACCAACGGAAATAAAGCAAATGCTGCCAGACTTCTGGGAATATCGCGAGGCTCTCTATATTATAAAATGAAACTATACAATATGAGTTGA
- a CDS encoding ketoacyl-ACP synthase III produces MVQTSKARITALGAYVPKKRLTNQELETMVETNDEWIVQRTGIRERRIAGSDEFTSDLSIAAVENLMETSGKSVEDVDFIIVATTTPDYPFPSVASRIQAKFGIANAGSVDISATCAGFAYALHMANGLITAGLHKKILVIGAETLSKTTDYTDRTSCILFGDGAGAVLVEWDPENASFLASQVGTFGEGGVHLYRSGLSQKMGDIDLVKTGCIVQNGREVYKWAVTTVPKEMKNLVQKAEMNLTDMDWFVPHSANLRMIESICEKSGFPFERTLYSLEYYGNTSSATIPLSLQIGVQDGKIKNGDTLLLYGFGGGLVHAGVVIKWNPDKR; encoded by the coding sequence ATGGTGCAAACATCGAAAGCTCGTATTACTGCATTAGGTGCGTATGTTCCGAAAAAACGGCTGACAAATCAAGAATTGGAAACGATGGTAGAAACAAATGATGAATGGATCGTTCAGAGGACTGGGATTCGGGAAAGGAGAATCGCAGGTTCTGACGAGTTTACAAGTGATTTGAGTATTGCTGCAGTTGAGAATTTAATGGAAACATCTGGGAAGTCCGTAGAAGATGTAGATTTTATTATCGTCGCTACAACGACGCCGGATTATCCCTTTCCTAGTGTCGCCAGCCGTATTCAGGCGAAATTTGGCATTGCAAATGCGGGCTCTGTAGACATTAGCGCAACGTGTGCTGGTTTCGCTTATGCGCTGCACATGGCAAATGGGCTAATAACTGCAGGATTGCATAAGAAAATCCTTGTGATTGGCGCAGAAACGTTATCGAAGACAACGGATTATACAGATCGTACTTCCTGTATTTTGTTCGGGGACGGGGCAGGAGCGGTATTGGTCGAATGGGATCCGGAAAACGCCAGCTTTCTTGCTTCACAGGTGGGAACTTTTGGGGAAGGCGGCGTGCATTTATACCGGTCAGGGCTTTCGCAAAAGATGGGAGACATCGATTTGGTCAAAACGGGATGCATTGTGCAAAATGGCAGAGAAGTATACAAGTGGGCTGTAACCACAGTGCCAAAAGAGATGAAAAACCTGGTGCAGAAAGCGGAAATGAATCTGACAGATATGGATTGGTTTGTCCCTCATAGTGCAAACTTGCGGATGATAGAGTCGATCTGTGAGAAAAGCGGGTTTCCCTTTGAACGAACATTGTATAGTTTAGAGTATTATGGAAATACATCATCTGCCACGATTCCACTTTCACTGCAAATAGGTGTTCAGGATGGGAAAATAAAAAACGGAGATACGTTGCTGCTCTATGGTTTTGGCGGCGGATTGGTGCATGCCGGAGTTGTTATAAAATGGAATCCGGATAAACGTTGA
- a CDS encoding spore coat protein, protein MPFGAHESMETHEMLEAKICMIDHFSFYASQCQDETLRNLIQNHLQRVMQSYNQLLTYTHSYQVAKPMMNQQASNVSPNQIQYGLRSPQQVAPQTNVQYFNDRQIAGAILSAHKNSSKNHMAAALECADPNVRQMMMNGAVECCNMAYETFLYMNQKGYYQVPTLDSHTAKTMLHHYQPMNAMPHAGNQMNMPMNASQGMPHSIPMNPNYQ, encoded by the coding sequence ATGCCTTTTGGCGCACATGAATCAATGGAAACACATGAAATGCTGGAAGCGAAAATCTGTATGATCGATCATTTTTCTTTTTACGCTTCCCAGTGCCAGGATGAAACTTTACGAAATTTAATTCAAAATCATTTGCAACGTGTGATGCAGAGTTATAATCAACTTCTCACGTATACGCACAGTTATCAAGTAGCGAAACCGATGATGAACCAACAAGCATCCAATGTGTCCCCGAATCAAATCCAATATGGATTGCGCAGTCCGCAACAGGTTGCGCCACAGACCAATGTGCAATATTTCAATGATCGGCAAATCGCCGGTGCAATTTTATCAGCACATAAAAACTCAAGTAAAAACCACATGGCGGCAGCACTTGAATGTGCGGATCCCAATGTCCGCCAGATGATGATGAACGGTGCTGTCGAATGTTGCAATATGGCCTATGAAACATTCTTATATATGAATCAAAAAGGATATTACCAAGTGCCTACACTTGACAGTCATACTGCAAAAACGATGCTGCATCATTATCAACCGATGAATGCAATGCCACATGCAGGGAATCAAATGAACATGCCGATGAATGCTTCACAAGGTATGCCGCACTCGATTCCAATGAACCCGAATTATCAATAG
- a CDS encoding peptidase MA family metallohydrolase: MKRLLTFFLLLGLIAYIGFPAIERNSLNHPVSEKKNPFVGIQQAWNNQFLPGIQQLASQLQIPLQNLQFSQLMQQISQDVQMLPGVQNANQNVPVDQRLQVKAGDSNVSVRTVADVQKEINQYSIPTLEKSVTNPFQTNVEIVLFSQPATYRHALISAGVDVKNAHLMMQETGGVAFGNTVFIPLYQTNSQVEMVNILTHELTHVSIQQLGIANQLPIWLNEGLAWQEGFNAEQLADPFEVRMQQKEIAQSIRTAYQENRLLPLSADEQDILHANYNVEYQDYLAVTYLEQRFGSAKFDQFLNRLHQSKWEALLHSDPTNSYKQTYQTFESVFGVSFQMFEKDFLQNLTK, translated from the coding sequence ATGAAACGGTTGCTAACATTTTTTCTGCTTCTTGGACTGATCGCATACATCGGATTCCCTGCAATTGAGCGCAACAGTTTGAATCATCCGGTTTCGGAGAAAAAAAATCCATTTGTGGGAATACAGCAAGCTTGGAACAATCAATTCTTGCCGGGTATTCAACAACTCGCATCACAATTGCAGATTCCCTTGCAAAACTTGCAATTCAGTCAACTTATGCAACAAATATCTCAAGACGTTCAAATGCTGCCAGGCGTTCAAAATGCGAATCAAAATGTCCCTGTTGATCAACGGTTACAAGTAAAAGCAGGTGATTCAAATGTATCGGTTCGAACGGTTGCCGATGTGCAAAAGGAAATCAACCAATATTCTATCCCTACATTAGAAAAATCGGTCACCAACCCCTTTCAGACAAATGTTGAAATTGTCTTATTTTCACAACCGGCTACGTATCGGCATGCGTTAATTTCAGCCGGTGTAGATGTAAAGAATGCACATTTGATGATGCAAGAAACGGGCGGAGTGGCATTCGGGAATACTGTTTTTATCCCTTTATATCAAACAAACAGCCAAGTAGAAATGGTTAACATTCTGACACATGAATTGACACATGTGTCCATCCAGCAACTTGGCATCGCCAATCAACTTCCTATTTGGCTCAATGAAGGATTGGCATGGCAAGAAGGATTCAATGCAGAACAACTGGCAGATCCATTCGAAGTACGCATGCAGCAAAAGGAAATTGCACAATCCATTCGCACTGCTTATCAAGAAAATCGTTTATTGCCGCTGAGTGCCGACGAACAAGATATATTACATGCAAACTATAATGTGGAATATCAGGACTATCTGGCTGTAACCTACCTGGAGCAGCGATTTGGCAGTGCAAAATTCGATCAGTTTTTAAATCGATTGCACCAATCAAAATGGGAAGCTTTACTTCACTCCGATCCAACGAATTCCTATAAACAAACCTATCAGACGTTCGAATCGGTGTTTGGAGTATCGTTTCAAATGTTCGAAAAAGATTTTTTACAAAATTTAACGAAATAA
- a CDS encoding polysaccharide deacetylase family protein produces MYLYDYLWGAPEYTVAPDYPSSYPIPYSYGLPGNPLIANAYGFSSDSQRQKTPDLKGGAETAREEPHAKHVDLSAMFPKDLFLHGPENVKHVSLTFDDAPDDTFTPRVLDVLKQVNVKGTFFVIGERAAAHPDIMKRIVEEGHVIGNHTWNHPNLTKITKQEQAYQLDHTENVIDQITGVRTALFRPPYGALNPEVIEVLIKRKYKIIYWNVDSLDWMGLTGPQVTANILAHTRAGSIILQHAAGGKGEDLSGTIAAIPYFVQTLRSEGFTFVTIPQLLNIPATK; encoded by the coding sequence ATGTATTTATATGACTACTTATGGGGCGCTCCTGAATATACTGTTGCTCCGGATTATCCATCATCGTATCCGATTCCTTATTCCTACGGCCTTCCCGGCAATCCTTTGATTGCAAATGCGTACGGATTCTCATCGGATTCCCAGAGACAAAAAACGCCTGATCTTAAAGGCGGTGCTGAAACTGCAAGAGAGGAGCCTCATGCAAAACATGTCGATTTATCTGCAATGTTCCCAAAAGATTTATTTTTACATGGTCCTGAAAATGTAAAGCATGTATCCCTCACATTTGACGATGCTCCAGACGATACATTTACTCCGCGGGTTTTGGATGTACTAAAACAAGTGAACGTGAAAGGAACATTCTTTGTGATCGGGGAACGGGCTGCAGCACACCCGGATATTATGAAACGAATCGTGGAAGAAGGACATGTGATCGGCAATCATACTTGGAACCATCCGAATCTTACAAAAATAACGAAACAAGAACAAGCATACCAACTTGACCATACAGAAAATGTAATTGATCAAATTACAGGTGTGCGAACCGCTTTATTCCGCCCGCCTTATGGTGCGTTAAATCCGGAAGTAATCGAAGTACTGATAAAAAGAAAGTACAAAATCATATATTGGAATGTAGATTCGCTGGATTGGATGGGACTCACTGGACCTCAGGTGACCGCAAACATTCTGGCACATACGAGAGCAGGTTCTATTATTCTGCAGCATGCAGCCGGTGGCAAGGGAGAAGACTTGTCCGGGACGATTGCGGCGATTCCGTACTTTGTGCAAACACTTCGATCGGAAGGTTTTACATTTGTAACAATACCCCAATTGCTGAATATACCGGCAACCAAATAG
- a CDS encoding HPr family phosphocarrier protein encodes MAERAVKVLLRSGLHARPAALFVQEANKFSSEIFIEKQGKSVNAKSIMGVMSLAIAAGTDIVIHAEGSDAEAAVDRLAEMVAKEE; translated from the coding sequence ATGGCTGAAAGAGCTGTAAAAGTGTTGTTGCGCTCAGGTCTTCATGCACGCCCTGCGGCTTTATTTGTACAGGAAGCGAATAAATTTAGCAGTGAGATTTTTATTGAGAAACAAGGGAAATCAGTGAATGCGAAGAGTATTATGGGTGTTATGTCGTTAGCCATTGCTGCCGGAACAGACATTGTGATTCATGCGGAAGGCAGTGATGCCGAAGCGGCCGTTGATCGTTTGGCAGAAATGGTTGCAAAAGAGGAATAA